A single genomic interval of Terriglobales bacterium harbors:
- a CDS encoding four helix bundle protein, whose amino-acid sequence MGGHQNLSVWRKAMEFARDVYRATEKFPQRELYCLAKQLRRAAVSVPSNIAEGYGRNSRSELHQFVGIARGSLAEVETQLELAQMLGYLSDAETKLLLNDAAEIGRMLTGLREWSGKKAGKTSR is encoded by the coding sequence ATGGGCGGACATCAAAACTTAAGTGTTTGGCGGAAAGCAATGGAGTTCGCTAGGGATGTATATCGCGCAACGGAGAAATTCCCTCAGCGAGAGCTCTATTGTCTAGCTAAACAACTAAGGCGCGCGGCTGTGTCTGTGCCCAGCAACATCGCAGAGGGATATGGCAGGAACTCGCGATCTGAGCTGCATCAGTTTGTCGGAATTGCGCGAGGATCACTGGCTGAAGTTGAGACACAACTCGAACTGGCCCAGATGCTCGGATATCTGAGTGACGCCGAGACGAAACTGCTGTTAAACGACGCCGCTGAGATAGGGCGCATGCTTACCGGATTGCGTGAATGGTCCGGAAAGAAAGCGGGGAAGACTAGCCGCTAG